One stretch of Ornithinimicrobium ciconiae DNA includes these proteins:
- a CDS encoding glucose-1-phosphate adenylyltransferase family protein yields MSETLPATLRTLAVVQAGGAGSRMEVLTQERAKPAMPVAGTYRLIDFPLSVLAASGISDVWVSVQFQSSSLDTYLAGGRPWDLDRSRGGFRRLTPEEGSGSPDEEGFSRGNADGLYRVRDDIRTFGADVLLVLSADHLFNLDLRPVIARHLERGAECTLLTAEVGVQEATHQVVVHAAPDGRVRGVDPKPSSTSSGTVASEIFLYDPDVLVSELERLHHQLQTIDDSDGDDTGLGDFAEHLLPALIERGQVYAEPLPGYWKDLGRPEAYLQAHRDLLAGRVDVFQHADRPIRSGATDAPAAWFGEAAVVRDAMVSPGARVRGQVHRSVLGPDVEVQAGAVIEDSVLFGETLVEAGAVVRTAIIDTGVRIGRDAVVGAAPTGTRLTDEAITLVGKDSQVSRGATLSAGARLDPGATAD; encoded by the coding sequence GTGTCCGAAACCCTGCCCGCGACCCTGCGCACCCTGGCCGTGGTGCAGGCCGGCGGGGCGGGCAGCCGGATGGAGGTGCTCACCCAGGAGCGGGCCAAGCCGGCCATGCCGGTGGCGGGCACCTATCGACTGATCGACTTCCCGCTCTCGGTGCTCGCCGCGAGCGGCATCTCGGACGTGTGGGTCAGCGTGCAGTTCCAGTCCAGCTCCTTGGACACCTATCTGGCCGGCGGCCGCCCCTGGGACCTGGACCGCTCCCGCGGGGGCTTCCGGCGGCTGACTCCGGAGGAAGGGTCGGGTTCGCCAGACGAGGAGGGCTTCAGCCGCGGCAACGCCGACGGGCTGTATCGGGTGCGGGACGACATCAGGACCTTCGGCGCGGACGTCCTGCTCGTCCTGTCCGCCGATCACCTGTTCAACCTCGACCTACGCCCGGTCATCGCCCGGCACCTCGAGCGTGGGGCCGAGTGCACCCTGCTCACCGCCGAGGTCGGGGTGCAGGAGGCCACCCACCAGGTGGTGGTGCACGCGGCGCCCGATGGGCGGGTGCGCGGCGTGGACCCCAAGCCGTCGTCGACCAGCAGCGGCACGGTCGCCTCGGAGATCTTCCTCTATGACCCGGACGTGCTGGTGAGTGAGCTGGAGCGGCTGCACCACCAGTTGCAGACGATCGACGACAGCGACGGGGACGACACGGGGCTGGGTGACTTTGCCGAGCACCTGCTGCCCGCCCTGATCGAGCGCGGCCAGGTGTATGCCGAGCCGCTACCGGGATATTGGAAGGACCTCGGCCGGCCCGAGGCTTATCTGCAGGCGCACCGCGACCTGTTGGCCGGTCGGGTGGATGTCTTCCAGCACGCCGACCGTCCCATCCGGTCAGGGGCCACCGACGCCCCGGCGGCCTGGTTCGGGGAGGCGGCAGTGGTCCGCGACGCCATGGTCTCCCCCGGCGCCAGGGTGCGCGGCCAGGTCCACCGCTCGGTTCTCGGACCCGACGTCGAGGTCCAGGCCGGGGCCGTCATCGAGGACAGCGTGCTGTTCGGTGAGACGCTCGTCGAGGCTGGGGCCGTGGTGCGCACGGCGATCATCGACACCGGAGTGCGGATCGGGCGGGACGCGGTCGTGGGTGCCGCCCCCACCGGCACGCGGCTGACCGACGAGGCCATCACCCTCGTCGGCAAGGACTCCCAGGTCAGCCGGGGTGCGACCCTGAGCGCCGGCGCCCGGCTCGACCCCGGAGCCACGGCCGACTAG
- a CDS encoding fumarylacetoacetate hydrolase family protein → MSTSADPRFAGLPTRPGKIIAVHLSYASRADQRGRRPAAPSYFFKPSSSVAPSGAAIVRPVGTELLAFEGEIALVIGTPARRVGLDEAWTHVEWVTASNDFGLYDLRANDKGSNVRSKGGDGYTPIGAQLINAREVDPTDLRLRTWVNGSLVQDDNTSRLIFPLAQLVADLSQHFTLETGDVILAGTPAGSSVVAPGDLVEVEVDAPTGQSSGRLQTSVAAAQGGGYDEALGSLPAVDDDQRIAAWGSAEAAGLADDSGQSTSAHASVLTPDLRAKLEQCPVATMSQLLRGRGLNNVSIDGPRPLPGSGKIIGTAKTLRFVPNREDLFTSHGGGYNAQKRVFDAVGEGEVIVIEARGETGAGTLGDVLAIRARANGAAGIITDGAVRDYDAVAAVGIPVYGARPHPAVLGRRHVPWDHDLTISCGGATVQPGDIIVADTDGAIVIPPTIVEEIVDAALAKEREDAWVAERIAEGERLDGLFPMNKEWRERYETEQANTEQANTEQANTEQANTEQRDTKQANNEKPNTEQPGSPS, encoded by the coding sequence ATGAGCACCTCAGCAGATCCCCGGTTCGCCGGACTCCCCACTCGGCCAGGCAAGATCATCGCGGTGCACCTGAGTTATGCCTCACGTGCCGACCAGCGCGGGCGTCGACCCGCAGCGCCCTCCTACTTCTTCAAGCCCTCCAGTTCTGTGGCTCCCTCCGGCGCCGCGATCGTCCGGCCGGTGGGCACCGAGCTTCTCGCGTTCGAGGGCGAGATCGCGCTGGTAATCGGCACCCCCGCCCGACGGGTCGGACTGGACGAGGCCTGGACCCACGTCGAGTGGGTGACCGCGTCCAACGACTTTGGCCTCTATGACCTGCGCGCCAACGACAAGGGCTCCAACGTGCGGTCCAAGGGTGGGGACGGTTACACCCCCATCGGTGCCCAGCTGATCAACGCCCGCGAGGTCGATCCCACCGACCTGCGGCTGCGCACCTGGGTCAACGGCTCGCTCGTCCAGGACGACAACACCTCCAGACTGATCTTCCCGCTGGCCCAGCTCGTGGCCGACCTGTCACAGCACTTCACCCTCGAGACCGGCGACGTGATCCTGGCCGGCACCCCAGCTGGCTCCTCCGTGGTGGCACCGGGCGACCTCGTCGAGGTCGAGGTCGATGCCCCGACGGGGCAGAGCTCTGGACGCCTGCAAACTTCGGTGGCCGCGGCACAGGGCGGCGGCTACGACGAGGCCCTGGGCTCCCTGCCCGCGGTGGACGACGACCAGCGCATCGCCGCCTGGGGTTCGGCAGAAGCAGCTGGCCTCGCGGACGACTCAGGCCAGAGCACAAGTGCTCACGCGTCCGTGCTCACCCCGGATCTGCGCGCCAAACTCGAGCAGTGCCCGGTCGCCACCATGTCCCAGCTGCTGCGCGGGCGCGGACTCAACAACGTCTCGATCGACGGCCCCAGGCCGCTGCCCGGCTCCGGCAAGATCATCGGCACAGCCAAGACCCTGCGCTTCGTGCCCAACCGCGAAGACCTGTTCACGAGTCACGGCGGTGGCTACAACGCCCAGAAGCGGGTATTCGACGCGGTCGGCGAGGGCGAAGTCATCGTCATCGAGGCCCGGGGAGAGACCGGCGCCGGGACACTCGGGGACGTCCTGGCCATCCGGGCCAGGGCCAACGGCGCGGCCGGGATCATCACCGACGGTGCCGTGCGCGACTACGACGCCGTGGCCGCGGTCGGCATCCCTGTCTACGGCGCACGCCCCCACCCGGCCGTGCTCGGCCGCCGACACGTCCCCTGGGACCACGACCTCACGATCAGCTGTGGCGGCGCCACGGTCCAGCCCGGTGACATCATCGTGGCCGACACCGACGGTGCCATCGTGATCCCGCCGACCATCGTCGAGGAGATCGTCGACGCAGCCCTGGCCAAGGAGCGGGAGGACGCCTGGGTCGCGGAGCGGATCGCCGAGGGTGAGCGCCTCGATGGTCTCTTCCCGATGAACAAGGAGTGGCGCGAGCGCTACGAGACCGAGCAGGCCAACACCGAGCAGGCCAACACCGAGCAGGCCAACACCGAGCAGGCCAACACCGAGCAGCGGGACACCAAGCAGGCCAACAACGAGAAGCCCAACACCGAACAGCCCGGCAGCCCGAGCTGA
- a CDS encoding GntR family transcriptional regulator — MTPDTESLSKSQRALAWIRERILAHEFAPGYRLVLGSIAEQLEMSVVPVREAIRQLEAEGLVTFERNVGARVAMIEPSEYGDTMQTLGLLEAAATALSAGTTTPEDLTRARQINDQLTEELAVRDPHEFTALNRQLHAILIHRCPNPRLLELVEAEWAKLSYLRDSTFSFVPQRATDSALEHEEIIQLIETSAPAVQIEDAARRHRMGTLHAYLSIEHPETSPELFDALTHTGDSR, encoded by the coding sequence ATGACGCCCGACACCGAGTCGCTCAGCAAGTCGCAGCGCGCCCTGGCCTGGATCCGCGAACGGATCCTGGCACACGAGTTCGCTCCCGGTTACCGGCTCGTGCTGGGATCGATCGCCGAGCAACTCGAGATGTCCGTGGTGCCGGTGCGGGAGGCCATCCGCCAGCTCGAGGCAGAGGGCCTGGTGACCTTCGAGCGCAATGTGGGCGCGCGCGTGGCGATGATCGAGCCGTCGGAATATGGCGACACGATGCAGACCCTCGGCCTCCTTGAGGCAGCCGCCACAGCATTGTCGGCCGGGACGACCACGCCGGAGGACCTCACCAGGGCACGCCAGATCAACGACCAGCTGACCGAGGAGCTCGCGGTCCGCGACCCGCACGAGTTCACTGCGCTCAACCGCCAGCTGCACGCCATCCTGATCCACCGGTGCCCCAACCCGCGACTGCTCGAGCTCGTCGAGGCGGAGTGGGCCAAGCTGAGCTATCTGCGGGACTCAACCTTTAGCTTTGTCCCCCAGCGGGCCACCGACTCGGCCCTGGAGCACGAGGAGATCATCCAGCTGATCGAGACCTCGGCCCCTGCCGTCCAGATCGAGGACGCCGCCCGCCGTCACCGGATGGGCACCCTGCACGCCTATCTGTCCATCGAGCACCCTGAGACCAGCCCAGAACTGTTTGACGCCCTGACGCACACTGGAGATTCCCGATGA
- the hpaE gene encoding 5-carboxymethyl-2-hydroxymuconate semialdehyde dehydrogenase: MTDLSPVTEHRAPADLPERIQHYIDGQFVDSVDGTTFDVLDPVTNQTYVQAAAGKKADIDLAVEAAQRAFREGPWPRMLPRERSRILHRIADLVESQDQRLAQLESYDSGLPISQALGQARRAAENFRFFADLIVAQSDDTYKVPGRQINYVNRKPIGVAGLITPWNTPFMLESWKLGPALATGNTVVLKPAEFTPLSASLWAGIFEEAGLPQGVFNLVNGFGEDAGDALVKHPDVPLISFTGESSTGALIFANAAPFLKGLSMELGGKSPAIVFADADLDAAVDATIFGVFSLNGERCTAGSRILVERSVYDEFVEKYAAQAARVRVGYPHEETTEVGALVHPEHFDKVMSYIEIGKTEGRLVAGGGRPEGFESGNFVSPTVFADVAADARIFQEEIFGPVVAITPFDTDEEALELANGVKYGLAAYLWTNDLKRAHNFSQAIEAGMVWLNSNNVRDLRTPFGGVKASGLGHEGGYRSIDFYTDQQAVHITLGTVHNPTFGKQEGR, from the coding sequence ATGACCGACCTGAGCCCCGTGACCGAGCACCGCGCACCCGCCGACCTGCCAGAACGGATCCAGCACTACATCGACGGGCAGTTCGTCGACTCCGTCGACGGCACCACCTTCGACGTCCTCGACCCGGTCACCAACCAGACCTACGTCCAGGCCGCCGCCGGCAAGAAGGCAGACATCGACCTCGCGGTCGAGGCGGCCCAGCGCGCCTTCCGCGAGGGGCCGTGGCCCCGCATGCTGCCGCGCGAGCGCTCCCGCATCCTGCACCGGATCGCCGACCTCGTCGAGTCCCAGGACCAGCGCCTGGCACAGCTGGAGTCCTACGACTCCGGCCTGCCGATCTCCCAGGCTCTCGGGCAGGCCCGGCGCGCAGCCGAGAACTTCCGGTTCTTCGCCGACCTGATCGTCGCCCAGTCCGATGACACCTACAAGGTGCCCGGTCGGCAGATCAACTACGTCAACCGCAAACCGATCGGGGTGGCCGGGCTGATCACCCCCTGGAACACCCCCTTCATGCTCGAGTCCTGGAAGCTCGGCCCCGCCCTGGCCACCGGCAACACCGTGGTGCTCAAGCCGGCGGAGTTCACCCCGCTGTCGGCCTCGCTGTGGGCCGGCATCTTCGAGGAGGCCGGACTGCCTCAGGGCGTCTTCAACCTGGTCAACGGCTTCGGGGAGGACGCCGGCGACGCCCTGGTCAAGCACCCCGACGTGCCGCTGATCTCGTTCACCGGTGAGTCCAGCACCGGCGCGCTCATCTTCGCCAACGCGGCTCCCTTCCTCAAGGGTCTGTCGATGGAGCTGGGCGGCAAGAGCCCGGCCATCGTCTTCGCCGACGCCGACCTCGACGCGGCCGTCGACGCCACGATCTTCGGCGTCTTCTCCCTCAACGGCGAGCGTTGCACCGCTGGCTCCCGGATCCTGGTCGAGCGCTCCGTCTATGACGAATTCGTCGAGAAGTATGCCGCGCAGGCCGCCCGGGTGCGGGTCGGCTATCCCCACGAGGAGACCACCGAGGTCGGAGCCCTGGTCCACCCCGAGCACTTCGACAAGGTGATGAGCTATATCGAGATCGGCAAGACCGAGGGGCGTCTGGTCGCCGGCGGCGGCCGCCCCGAGGGTTTCGAGTCCGGCAACTTCGTCTCCCCCACGGTCTTCGCCGACGTCGCCGCCGACGCCCGCATCTTCCAGGAGGAGATCTTCGGTCCCGTGGTGGCGATCACCCCGTTCGACACCGACGAGGAGGCCCTCGAGCTCGCCAACGGCGTCAAGTACGGCCTCGCCGCCTACCTGTGGACCAACGACCTCAAGCGGGCCCACAACTTCTCCCAGGCCATCGAGGCGGGCATGGTGTGGCTCAACTCCAACAACGTGCGTGACCTGCGCACCCCGTTCGGCGGCGTCAAGGCCTCTGGCCTGGGGCACGAGGGCGGTTACCGCTCCATCGACTTCTACACCGACCAGCAGGCCGTGCACATCACGCTCGGCACAGTGCACAACCCCACCTTCGGCAAGCAGGAAGGACGCTGA
- the hpaD gene encoding 3,4-dihydroxyphenylacetate 2,3-dioxygenase gives MTTPAQPEPSPARPANAIPTPTAPPPDILRCASMELVVTDLAASRAFYHDVLGLVITEEDEQTVYLRSFEEFIHHNLVLRQGPVAAVAAFSYRVRSPEDLDRAVAFYTELGCRVERRPEGFSKGYGDSVRVEDPLGFPYEFFYDVKHVERLAWRYDLHIPGALVRLDHFNQVTPDVPRAIGYVEDLGFRVTEDIRDAEGTVYAAWMRRKPTVHDTAMTGGDGPRMHHVAFATHEKHNIIAICDKLGALRLSNHIERGPGRHGVSNAFYLYLRDPDGHRVEIYTQDYYTGDPDNPLVSWDVHDNQRRDWWGNPVVPSWYTEASLVLDLDGNPQPLTSRTDDSELEVTIGADGFSYTREGHEGKDHDMPSWKQGEYKLGHQL, from the coding sequence ATGACCACCCCCGCACAGCCGGAGCCCAGCCCCGCGCGCCCGGCCAACGCGATCCCGACCCCGACCGCACCCCCGCCGGACATCCTGCGGTGCGCCTCGATGGAGCTCGTGGTCACCGACCTCGCGGCCTCCCGGGCGTTCTACCACGACGTGCTCGGTCTGGTGATCACCGAGGAGGACGAGCAGACGGTCTATCTGCGCTCCTTCGAGGAGTTCATCCACCACAACCTGGTCCTGCGCCAGGGACCGGTGGCTGCGGTGGCCGCGTTCTCCTACCGGGTGCGCAGCCCCGAGGACCTGGACCGGGCGGTGGCCTTCTACACCGAGCTCGGCTGCCGGGTGGAGCGTCGCCCCGAGGGCTTCAGCAAGGGCTATGGGGACTCGGTGCGGGTGGAGGACCCGCTCGGCTTCCCCTACGAGTTCTTCTACGACGTCAAGCACGTGGAGCGGCTGGCCTGGCGCTACGACCTGCACATCCCAGGAGCCTTGGTCCGCCTGGACCACTTCAACCAGGTCACCCCGGACGTGCCGCGCGCGATCGGCTATGTCGAGGACCTCGGCTTCCGGGTGACCGAGGACATCCGCGACGCCGAGGGCACGGTGTATGCCGCGTGGATGCGTCGCAAGCCGACGGTCCACGACACCGCGATGACCGGCGGCGACGGGCCCCGGATGCACCACGTGGCCTTCGCCACCCACGAGAAGCACAACATCATCGCGATCTGCGACAAGCTCGGTGCGCTGCGGCTGTCCAACCACATCGAGCGCGGCCCGGGACGCCACGGCGTCTCCAACGCCTTCTACCTCTATCTGCGCGACCCGGACGGGCACCGGGTCGAGATCTACACGCAGGACTACTACACCGGTGATCCGGACAACCCGCTGGTCAGCTGGGACGTGCACGACAACCAGCGCCGCGACTGGTGGGGCAACCCGGTGGTGCCCTCGTGGTACACCGAGGCCTCCCTCGTCCTGGACCTCGACGGCAACCCCCAGCCGCTGACCTCGCGCACCGACGACTCCGAGCTGGAGGTCACGATCGGCGCCGACGGCTTCTCCTACACCCGCGAGGGTCACGAGGGCAAGGACCACGACATGCCCAGCTGGAAGCAGGGCGAGTACAAGCTCGGCCACCAGCTCTGA
- the hpaH gene encoding 2-oxo-hept-4-ene-1,7-dioate hydratase produces MLSPEQIAAIADELAQAERDCTMVPRLTARHPEMTIEDSYAVQAQWRRRGESAGRRLVGRKIGLTSKVMQAATGISEPDYGAIFDDMVFENGSVIEHQQFSNVRIEVELAFVLSDDLAGADVSVFDVLRATEYVVPALEILSSRIEMEGRTIVDTISDNAAMGGMVYGGNPVRPHDVDLRWVSALLYRNETIEETGVAAAVLNHPATGVAWLARKLASHDDQLHAGDIVLAGSFTRPMWVEPGDSILADFNDLGTISCRFV; encoded by the coding sequence ATGTTGTCACCAGAGCAGATCGCTGCGATCGCCGACGAGCTGGCCCAGGCCGAGCGGGACTGCACCATGGTCCCGCGGCTGACGGCACGTCACCCGGAGATGACGATCGAGGACTCGTATGCCGTGCAGGCGCAGTGGCGTCGTCGTGGCGAGTCCGCGGGGCGCCGGCTCGTCGGCCGCAAGATCGGCCTGACCAGCAAGGTCATGCAGGCCGCGACCGGCATCAGCGAGCCGGACTATGGCGCGATCTTTGACGACATGGTCTTTGAGAACGGCTCGGTGATCGAGCACCAGCAGTTCTCCAACGTGCGGATCGAGGTCGAGCTGGCCTTCGTGCTCTCCGACGACCTCGCCGGGGCGGACGTGAGCGTCTTCGACGTGCTGCGCGCCACGGAGTATGTCGTGCCCGCCCTGGAGATCCTCTCCTCCCGGATCGAGATGGAGGGGCGCACCATCGTCGACACGATCAGCGACAACGCGGCGATGGGCGGGATGGTCTATGGCGGCAACCCGGTCCGCCCGCACGACGTGGACCTGCGCTGGGTCTCGGCGCTGCTCTATCGCAACGAGACGATCGAGGAGACCGGAGTGGCCGCCGCGGTGCTCAACCACCCCGCCACCGGGGTGGCCTGGCTGGCCCGCAAACTCGCCTCCCACGACGACCAGCTACACGCCGGTGACATCGTGCTGGCCGGGTCCTTCACCCGGCCGATGTGGGTCGAGCCCGGCGACTCCATCCTGGCGGACTTCAACGATCTGGGGACGATCTCATGCCGGTTCGTGTGA